A window of Paenibacillus polygoni contains these coding sequences:
- a CDS encoding Imm44 family immunity protein: MEFYFTGEIMEDVEKAYSEIENIVLKKLNTSLNSQDYGPGLKILGIIFMIASDELVEEGLFNEKITYLKKDKDSDIRLRIDHATFREVDLDSQIRLLVDNLIRAVREIKKKFKEDFDSERLAKDIDRLFN; the protein is encoded by the coding sequence ATGGAATTTTACTTCACTGGAGAAATTATGGAGGATGTAGAAAAGGCCTATTCTGAGATCGAGAATATTGTTTTAAAAAAATTAAATACATCACTAAACTCACAGGATTACGGTCCTGGCTTAAAAATATTGGGGATAATTTTTATGATCGCAAGTGATGAGCTTGTTGAAGAGGGTCTTTTTAATGAAAAAATAACTTACTTGAAGAAAGATAAGGACTCTGATATTCGTCTGAGAATTGATCATGCGACTTTTAGGGAAGTTGATCTTGATTCTCAAATAAGGTTACTAGTCGATAATTTGATTAGAGCTGTTAGAGAAATAAAGAAGAAATTTAAAGAGGACTTCGATTCTGAAAGGTTAGCAAAGGATATTGATCGTTTGTTTAACTAA